In Primulina eburnea isolate SZY01 chromosome 3, ASM2296580v1, whole genome shotgun sequence, one DNA window encodes the following:
- the LOC140825197 gene encoding cyclic nucleotide-gated ion channel 18-like codes for MNNLNLRIVPLTNPTSLIGHRHQAPWRRILDPSGEIVNQWNHIFLLTSLIALFIDPLFFYLLGFTNNCLSTDYALGGFVVFTRCMVDLFSALHIVMKFRTAYIAPNSRVFGRGDLVRDPYKIAVRYLTGDFAIDLAAALPLPQLVVWGVMPLTRSKTTAHVNHAVSLVIIVQYLPRLIVIFPLNWRIIKNTGVVAKTTWSGAAYNLVLYLLASHVIGAVWYLMSVERTFSCWKQQCRMENMDLPCSINYLDCTDEGPERDLWLNYTQVFKKCNAKSKAADFDFGMFADSLNDQVASADFFDKYFYCLWWGLRSLSSYGQNLESSTYVSETMFSSLICLLGLVLFSLLIGNMQTYLQSTTARLEEWRVKRRDTEEWMRHRQLPPELQAKVRRFVQYNWLSTRGANEEVILRSLPLDLRREIQKHLCLALVRRVPFFSQMDEQLLDAICEHLVSSLNTKDTYIVREGDPVKEMLFIIRGKLESSTTNGGRSGFFNSITLKPGDFCGEELLTWALLPASNANFPDSTRTVKSITEVEAFALRAEDLRFVANQFKRLHSKKLQHAFRFYSHQWRSWGACIIQAAWRRFRRRKLAEELSQNESLYYIQTSDEEDEQFDEDDKSVSNNIDSNAQQLGATIFASKFAANTKKGTIQKVRFVEPGESSLRMPKLFKPDEPDF; via the exons ATGAACAACCTCAATCTCCGCATTGTGCCTCTGACCAACCCCACCTCCCTTATCGGCCATCGCCACCAAGCACCGTGGCGCCGGATTCTAGATCCTAGCGGCGAGATCGTCAATCAATGGAACCACATCTTCCTTTTGACCTCTCTCATTGCGCTTTTCATCGATCCCCTCTTCTTCTACCTGCTTGGATTCACTAACAATTGTCTATCCACGGATTATGCTCTGGGTGGATTCGTTGTCTTCACGCGCTGCATGGTGGATCTATTCTCTGCTCTGCACATTGTGATGAAATTCCGCACAGCTTATATCGCACCAAATTCGAGGGTGTTTGGGAGGGGGGATTTGGTTAGGGATCCATACAAGATTGCTGTTCGTTATTTGACAGGAGATTTCGCTATTGATCTTGCAGCTGCTCTTCCACTCCctcaa CTTGTTGTTTGGGGTGTGATGCCATTAACCCGATCAAAAACCACTGCTCATGTTAATCATGCAGTCTCTTTAGTCATCATCGTTCAGTACCTCCCACGACTTATCGTAATTTTCCCGTTGAATTGGCGGATAATAAAAAACACTGGTGTTGTGGCAAAGACTACCTGGTCAGGAGCGGCTTACAACCTCGTTCTGTACTTGTTAGCAAGTCAT GTAATAGGAGCTGTATGGTACTTGATGTCTGTTGAACGCACTTTTTCATGCTGGAAGCAGCAATGTCGTATGGAAAACATGGATCTCCCGTGTTCAATCAATTatcttgattgtacagatgaaggCCCAGAACGTGATCTTTGGTTGAACTACACCCAGGTCTTCAAGAAGTGTAATGCCAAGAGTAAAGCAGCAGATTTTGATTTTGGAATGTTTGCTGATTCTTTAAATGATCAAGTTGCTTCAGCAGATTTCTTCGACAAATACTTCTACTGTCTTTGGTGGGGTTTGAGAAGTCTAAG TTCATATGGACAAAATCTGGAATCAAGTACTTATGTGTCTGAAACAATGTTCAGCAGTCTAATATGTCTTCTGGGCTTAGTTCTCTTTTCACTGCTCATAGGAAACATGCAG ACCTATCTGCAATCTACAACAGCAAGACTCGAAGAGTGGAGAGTCAAAAGAAGAGATACTGAAGAATGGATGAGGCACAGGCAACTACCTCCTGAACTGCAAGCTAAAGTGCGTCGGTTCGTTCAGTATAATTGGTTGTCCACAAGAGGAGCAAATGAAGAAGTCATTCTACGATCATTACCATTAGACCTAAGACGAGAAATTCAGAAGCATCTTTGTCTTGCCCTTGTTCGTCGT GTCCCTTTCTTCTCACAAATGGATGAACAACTTTTAGATGCAATATGTGAACACCTAGTTTCATCTCTAAACACGAAAGACACCTACATTGTTCGTGAAGGCGATCCAGTTAAAGAGATGCTTTTCATAATTCGTGGGAAGCTTGAGAGCTCTACCACCAATGGCGGGCGTTCAGGGTTCTTCAATTCCATTACCTTGAAACCGGGGGATTTTTGTGGTGAAGAATTGCTAACCTGGGCTTTACTTCCTGCTTCAAATGCAAACTTTCCAGATTCTACTCGGACAGTCAAATCAATTACTGAAGTAGAAGCCTTCGCACTTCGTGCAGAAGACCTCAGATTCGTAGCAAATCAGTTTAAACGTCTCCACAGCAAGAAGTTACAACATGCATTTAGATTCTATTCTCACCAATGGAGAAGTTGGGGAGCTTGCATAATACAAGCGGCATGGAGAAGGTTTAGGAGAAGGAAACTTGCAGAGGAACTGTCGCAAAACGAAAGCTTGTACTACATACAAACGTCGGATGAAGAAGATGAACAGTTCGATGAAGACGACAAAAGTGTGTCTAACAATATAGACAGCAATGCACAACAACTTGGAGCGACCATATTTGCCTCGAAATTTGCTGCAAACACGAAGAAAGGGACCATTCAAAAAGTTCGCTTTGTCGAACCTGGGGAATCCAGTTTAAGAATGCCAAAGCTTTTTAAACCAGACGAGCCTGATTTCTAA